A region from the Azospirillum fermentarium genome encodes:
- a CDS encoding ThiF family adenylyltransferase: protein MMADDRYARQRLITWLEQDRLRAATVVVAGAGALGNEVLKNLALLGIGHLVVIDMDQVERSNLSRTALFSEADIGRPKAEAAANGLARLNAETRVTSIVGDLFRDVGLGRLRHATLAIGCLDNLAARAHLGALCALAGIPHLDGGTWALGGECRWFMAGPGSCFSCLLDDIDRARATERRSCTGFRADAAEAAFPAATLVTTTAVVAGLMAHEALKFLCRQPVNAGEAIVYNGAAGTLHRSLLERTADCRAPHKPLEPVVTLPHRAATLTPADLLDIAGIGQKAEPSGYPGEVLLGRDFLVRLTCPRCHDGEAVGQLLSAFPESAARCSRCGGARVPETVRSVGHDDALRGRPLAALGVPPGEVVTVQAGPSLSFYELGGDLDG, encoded by the coding sequence ATGATGGCCGATGACCGTTATGCACGCCAGCGCCTGATCACATGGCTGGAGCAGGACCGGCTGCGCGCAGCCACGGTGGTCGTCGCCGGCGCTGGCGCGCTTGGGAACGAGGTGCTCAAGAATCTGGCGCTGCTCGGCATCGGCCACCTGGTGGTCATCGACATGGATCAGGTCGAGCGCTCAAACCTCAGCCGCACCGCGCTCTTTTCAGAGGCCGACATCGGACGGCCAAAAGCCGAGGCGGCGGCAAATGGCCTCGCGCGGCTGAATGCTGAAACGCGGGTTACGAGCATTGTTGGCGATCTGTTCCGCGATGTCGGATTGGGGCGGCTCCGGCATGCCACGCTTGCCATTGGCTGCCTCGACAACCTTGCTGCCCGTGCCCATCTCGGCGCGCTGTGCGCGCTGGCGGGAATTCCGCACCTGGACGGTGGCACCTGGGCCCTGGGGGGAGAGTGCCGCTGGTTCATGGCGGGGCCGGGAAGCTGCTTCAGCTGCCTGCTCGACGACATCGACCGCGCACGCGCCACCGAGCGCCGCTCCTGCACCGGTTTCCGGGCGGACGCGGCAGAGGCCGCCTTCCCGGCCGCAACCTTGGTCACCACCACCGCAGTGGTTGCCGGGTTGATGGCGCACGAGGCGCTGAAATTTCTGTGCAGGCAGCCGGTCAACGCCGGCGAAGCGATCGTTTACAACGGAGCGGCGGGAACCCTGCATCGCTCGCTCCTGGAACGCACCGCGGATTGCCGGGCGCCACACAAGCCCCTTGAGCCGGTGGTCACACTGCCGCACCGCGCGGCAACGCTGACACCCGCTGACCTGCTCGACATTGCTGGCATCGGGCAAAAGGCAGAACCATCGGGTTACCCAGGTGAAGTCCTTCTGGGCCGTGACTTTCTGGTGCGTCTCACCTGCCCGCGCTGCCACGACGGCGAAGCGGTCGGCCAACTGTTGAGCGCGTTTCCCGAAAGCGCCGCCCGCTGTTCGCGCTGTGGCGGCGCACGGGTGCCGGAAACAGTGCGTTCGGTCGGTCATGACGACGCGCTCCGCGGCCGTCCGCTCGCCGCCCTGGGGGTACCGCCCGGCGAAGTGGTGACTGTGCAGGCCGGCCCATCGCTGAGCTTTTATGAGTTGGGCGGCGATCTGGACGGATAA
- a CDS encoding TauD/TfdA dioxygenase family protein, with amino-acid sequence MSQIEATPLSPLLGARITGCSLKNGITGAEAETLRRLLRTHYLLVFHEPDLDAEAHVRFVGLFGTVRGSLNDGRPYSMVTAGVDEGIGYHADFSFTRVPLPVVSLWGDEVAGDGVAATGFINVVRLCAALPASLRERVAGHTVFHASDIVDVGQRSGQRLSRADVDRRAVACCGTSHPAILAHPESGEEILFVNEYLSVAVDGMDPEESDRLLQDIFTHLYAPQNIYTHRWQPGDLIIFDNLALQHCRTAGARRLLRRVIVSEPPLADIMPSRLPRA; translated from the coding sequence ATGAGCCAGATCGAAGCCACCCCCCTTTCCCCCCTCCTGGGAGCGCGGATCACCGGCTGCTCCCTGAAGAACGGCATCACCGGGGCCGAGGCGGAGACGCTGCGGCGCCTGCTGCGCACCCATTACCTGCTGGTGTTCCACGAACCGGACCTGGACGCCGAGGCGCATGTGCGGTTCGTCGGGCTGTTCGGCACCGTGCGCGGCTCCCTGAACGACGGCCGGCCCTATTCGATGGTGACCGCCGGGGTGGACGAGGGGATCGGCTATCACGCCGATTTCAGCTTCACCCGGGTTCCCCTGCCCGTGGTGTCCCTGTGGGGGGACGAGGTGGCGGGGGACGGCGTGGCGGCGACCGGCTTCATCAACGTGGTCCGGCTGTGCGCCGCCCTGCCGGCCTCCCTGCGGGAGCGGGTGGCCGGGCACACGGTGTTCCATGCCTCCGACATCGTGGATGTGGGCCAGCGGTCGGGGCAGCGGCTGAGCCGCGCCGACGTGGACCGCCGGGCGGTGGCGTGCTGCGGCACCAGCCACCCGGCGATCCTCGCCCATCCCGAAAGCGGGGAGGAGATCCTGTTCGTCAACGAATACCTGTCGGTCGCCGTGGACGGCATGGACCCGGAGGAAAGCGACCGGCTGCTCCAGGACATCTTCACCCACCTCTACGCGCCGCAGAACATCTACACCCACCGCTGGCAGCCCGGCGACCTGATCATCTTCGACAATCTGGCGCTCCAGCACTGCCGCACGGCGGGGGCACGGCGGCTGTTGCGGCGGGTGATCGTCAGCGAGCCGCCGCTGGCCGACATCATGCCGTCGCGGCTGCCGCGCGCATGA
- a CDS encoding class I SAM-dependent methyltransferase gives MTTAHRYDDANRDLWNAWTPIHAGSAFYDVAGFRAGRCSLKGVEREALGDVRGRRILHLQCHIGLDTLSLARLGAETVGIDYSDEAIAFARTLARDTGLAADFHCCNVYDTGGLGLAPFDIVFASYGVLHWLPDLAGLGRLIARMLKPGGFFYIVDFHPLFNMLDETGTRFVFPYFPGTGPVAQVKKGACMDPGAPIERTAYEWPHSLGEIVTAVAQAPLRVTALREYPFMVFNCLDYLEDIGGGRYGMKDRAHSLPLMFSLRADR, from the coding sequence ATGACCACCGCCCACCGCTACGACGATGCCAACCGGGATCTGTGGAACGCCTGGACCCCCATTCACGCCGGCTCGGCCTTCTACGACGTGGCCGGGTTCCGCGCCGGGCGCTGCTCGCTGAAAGGCGTCGAGCGGGAAGCGCTGGGCGACGTGCGGGGCCGGCGGATCCTGCACCTGCAATGCCACATCGGCCTGGATACCCTGTCCCTTGCCCGTCTGGGCGCCGAGACCGTCGGCATCGACTATTCCGACGAGGCGATCGCCTTCGCCCGCACGCTTGCCCGCGACACCGGGCTGGCGGCGGATTTCCATTGCTGCAACGTCTACGATACCGGCGGGCTGGGGCTGGCGCCCTTCGACATCGTCTTCGCATCCTATGGGGTTCTGCACTGGCTGCCGGATCTGGCCGGGCTGGGCCGGCTGATCGCCCGGATGCTCAAGCCGGGCGGGTTCTTCTACATCGTCGATTTCCATCCCCTGTTCAACATGCTGGACGAGACCGGCACCCGCTTCGTCTTTCCTTATTTTCCCGGCACCGGGCCGGTGGCCCAGGTGAAGAAGGGGGCGTGCATGGACCCCGGCGCCCCCATCGAGCGCACCGCCTACGAATGGCCCCACAGCCTGGGCGAGATCGTCACCGCGGTGGCGCAGGCGCCGCTGCGTGTGACCGCGCTCCGGGAATACCCGTTCATGGTGTTCAACTGCCTGGATTATCTGGAAGACATCGGGGGCGGGCGCTACGGCATGAAGGACCGGGCGCACAGTCTGCCGCTGATGTTTTCACTCCGTGCCGACCGCTGA
- the amrS gene encoding AmmeMemoRadiSam system radical SAM enzyme encodes MQWTPAAFSEPTAGQLRCTLCPHHCKLGPGAVGQCGVRRHGDGGMQTLAHATAVQHLDTVERKPFYHYRPGTRVLTLSAPGCSFRCLYCQNYRLSQYGREPSVPWTAAPVDVAAVLDAATEAKAAIAFSYTEPTLAVELTLALGEAAAERGVAIVWKSNGFITAAAIDAAAPHLAAVNIDIKAAHDRQHEALTGAPLSPVLAAITRFLERGVWVEISTPLIPGLNDTAAAQRQLAALIATYGRDVPWHLVRFVPDFRMQRAKPTPAGVLSQAVDIAHDAGLHHVYVERALGPSARNTFCPGCGVEVVERDVWALRRIRLTDGHCPTCHGVVAGRW; translated from the coding sequence ATGCAATGGACCCCCGCTGCCTTTTCCGAACCAACCGCCGGCCAGCTGCGCTGTACCCTGTGCCCGCACCATTGCAAACTCGGGCCGGGCGCCGTCGGCCAGTGCGGCGTGCGCCGCCATGGCGACGGCGGCATGCAGACGCTGGCCCACGCAACGGCGGTTCAGCATTTGGACACGGTGGAACGCAAGCCTTTCTATCATTACCGACCAGGCACCAGGGTACTGACGCTATCGGCGCCAGGGTGCAGCTTCCGCTGTCTGTACTGCCAGAACTACCGGCTGTCGCAGTATGGCAGGGAACCTTCCGTGCCCTGGACGGCAGCACCGGTCGATGTGGCGGCGGTTCTGGACGCGGCCACCGAGGCGAAGGCTGCCATTGCCTTTTCATACACCGAACCGACCTTAGCCGTGGAGCTGACCCTTGCACTGGGCGAGGCCGCGGCCGAACGTGGCGTTGCGATCGTCTGGAAATCCAACGGTTTCATCACCGCCGCTGCAATCGACGCCGCAGCCCCCCATCTGGCGGCCGTGAACATTGATATCAAGGCAGCGCACGACCGGCAGCACGAGGCGCTGACCGGAGCCCCCCTGTCGCCCGTCCTGGCGGCGATCACCCGCTTCCTGGAAAGGGGGGTCTGGGTCGAGATCAGCACGCCTCTGATTCCTGGTCTCAACGACACGGCAGCGGCACAGCGTCAGCTCGCCGCGTTGATCGCCACCTATGGCCGCGACGTGCCCTGGCATCTCGTCCGATTCGTCCCCGACTTCCGCATGCAGCGGGCAAAGCCGACGCCGGCCGGCGTGCTGTCGCAGGCAGTGGACATAGCCCATGATGCCGGCCTCCATCATGTCTATGTTGAGCGGGCTCTCGGGCCGTCGGCGCGCAACACGTTTTGTCCGGGGTGTGGGGTGGAGGTCGTCGAACGGGATGTCTGGGCGCTGCGGCGGATCCGGCTCACCGATGGGCACTGCCCCACCTGCCACGGTGTGGTCGCCGGGCGCTGGTGA
- a CDS encoding aminomethyltransferase family protein, which yields MKLYSPLHRHHAEAGARFLDWGGWQLPAAYASVEEEVRLVRTRAGFTEFPFLSHLIVSGAGALAGLQTVCSRDLAACPPGQGLYTLMLDGGGGVAEDGMVFRLDAERFLVTVPGPNPARLPAGTGFFGVREPKPWLAGIRGAGLSVHPLGVTVISVQGPQTGAMLRPVADVPSLPLRAIRALTVGGVPVLCARTGFSGEAGVEFIVWPEYAAALWETLADLGRAVGAAPYGIGAAMILGLEKGYVNANDFYPGATPVELGLDWLVARRKADLAGAGILRQRRQEGARTRLVGIEMADGGPVPRTGQALTAAGAPVGRITNGGYSPTLGKPIARGWVPAALAVAGTAVEIDDGQARSPARIADGYRWYDPANRRLHL from the coding sequence ATGAAGCTCTACAGCCCTCTTCACCGGCACCACGCGGAGGCCGGGGCCCGCTTTCTCGACTGGGGCGGCTGGCAGTTGCCCGCGGCCTACGCGTCGGTGGAGGAGGAGGTCCGCCTTGTGCGGACCCGTGCCGGCTTCACGGAGTTCCCCTTCCTCAGCCACCTGATCGTGTCGGGAGCCGGCGCGCTGGCGGGCCTGCAGACGGTGTGCAGCCGCGATCTCGCCGCCTGCCCGCCGGGGCAGGGGCTGTACACCCTGATGCTCGACGGCGGCGGCGGCGTGGCCGAGGACGGCATGGTCTTCCGCCTGGACGCGGAGCGGTTCCTGGTGACCGTGCCGGGGCCGAACCCCGCCAGGCTGCCGGCGGGCACCGGCTTCTTCGGCGTGCGGGAGCCGAAGCCCTGGCTTGCCGGCATCCGTGGTGCGGGCCTGTCCGTCCACCCGCTGGGCGTCACCGTGATTTCGGTTCAGGGGCCGCAGACGGGGGCGATGCTGCGCCCGGTGGCCGATGTCCCGTCCCTTCCCCTGCGGGCCATCCGCGCTCTGACGGTGGGTGGGGTGCCGGTCCTGTGCGCCCGGACCGGTTTCTCCGGGGAGGCGGGGGTGGAGTTCATCGTCTGGCCGGAATACGCCGCGGCGCTGTGGGAAACCCTGGCGGACCTGGGCCGGGCGGTGGGGGCGGCCCCCTACGGCATCGGGGCGGCGATGATCCTGGGGTTGGAAAAAGGCTATGTGAACGCCAACGACTTCTATCCGGGGGCAACACCGGTGGAACTGGGCCTGGACTGGCTGGTCGCCCGCCGCAAGGCTGATCTGGCCGGCGCCGGCATCCTCCGGCAGCGGCGGCAGGAGGGGGCGCGGACCCGGCTGGTGGGGATCGAGATGGCGGACGGCGGCCCGGTTCCCCGCACGGGGCAGGCGCTGACGGCGGCCGGCGCGCCGGTCGGGCGCATCACCAACGGGGGATACAGCCCCACACTGGGCAAGCCGATCGCCCGCGGCTGGGTGCCGGCGGCGCTGGCCGTCGCCGGCACGGCCGTGGAGATCGACGACGGCCAAGCCCGCTCTCCCGCCCGCATCGCCGACGGCTACCGCTGGTATGACCCGGCCAACAGGCGGCTGCATCTGTGA
- a CDS encoding aminomethyltransferase family protein, whose translation MTGHPLHTALHGEHVRLGARFTGYFGWQVPAVYTTEAAETGRLRHAAGVAEYGFMSHTLVCGRDALATLQHALTVDVAAQLPGRTFQALALAPEGTAIEEVTVHRVSEGRFIVSGRGRFAFHDSDGDCLLSARNGKPWLTDAAAGRVACVHPLGVQLLSVQGPASPAVLAQGADVAGMAFGDCRQLHLDGIPALVSRSGYSGEVGFDILVWPEYAVALWRRLEHWGRTHGMAPCGVNILTPISLEKGFLAGRDFYPGATPLELGLTALVAMDTDFQGRAALERRLAAGAETRLVGLELAGPVAAVPGTPIRAGTAAVGTVTASARSLALGRTLARGWVAAGRAVPGTRLTVQTPGGSDTALVAADYRWDDPADSRRRAALPLSPSLSTPTPAPLQEMPG comes from the coding sequence ATGACCGGGCATCCGCTCCATACCGCCCTCCATGGGGAGCATGTCCGGCTCGGAGCCCGGTTCACCGGCTATTTCGGCTGGCAGGTTCCCGCCGTCTACACCACCGAGGCCGCGGAAACCGGGCGGCTGCGCCACGCCGCCGGCGTGGCGGAGTACGGCTTCATGAGCCACACGCTGGTGTGCGGGCGGGATGCCCTGGCCACCTTGCAGCACGCCTTGACCGTGGACGTGGCCGCGCAGTTACCGGGCCGGACCTTCCAGGCGCTGGCCCTGGCACCCGAGGGGACGGCCATCGAGGAGGTCACGGTGCACCGGGTGTCGGAGGGCCGCTTCATCGTGTCGGGCCGGGGCCGGTTCGCCTTTCATGATTCCGACGGCGATTGCCTGTTGAGCGCACGCAACGGCAAGCCCTGGCTGACCGATGCCGCCGCCGGGCGGGTGGCCTGCGTCCACCCTCTGGGTGTCCAGCTCCTGTCCGTGCAGGGGCCGGCGTCCCCGGCGGTGCTGGCGCAGGGGGCCGATGTCGCCGGGATGGCGTTCGGAGACTGCCGCCAGCTCCATCTCGACGGCATCCCGGCGCTGGTCAGCCGGAGCGGCTATTCCGGAGAGGTGGGATTCGACATCCTGGTCTGGCCGGAGTACGCGGTGGCCCTGTGGCGGCGCCTGGAGCATTGGGGGCGGACGCACGGCATGGCCCCCTGCGGGGTCAACATCCTGACGCCCATCAGCCTGGAGAAGGGATTCCTGGCCGGGCGGGATTTCTACCCCGGCGCCACCCCCCTGGAACTGGGGCTGACCGCACTGGTGGCCATGGACACCGATTTCCAGGGCCGGGCCGCGCTGGAGCGGCGGCTGGCGGCGGGGGCGGAAACGCGGCTGGTGGGGCTGGAACTTGCCGGTCCGGTGGCGGCGGTGCCCGGAACCCCGATCCGGGCCGGGACGGCGGCGGTGGGCACCGTCACCGCCAGCGCCCGCAGTCTGGCCCTGGGCCGCACCCTGGCGCGCGGGTGGGTCGCCGCCGGCCGCGCCGTTCCCGGCACGCGGCTGACGGTGCAGACGCCCGGCGGCAGCGACACCGCGCTGGTGGCGGCGGATTACCGCTGGGACGATCCCGCCGACAGCCGGCGCCGGGCCGCCCTGCCGCTTTCCCCGTCTCTTTCCACCCCCACCCCCGCACCGTTGCAGGAGATGCCCGGATGA
- a CDS encoding radical SAM-modified peptide, FtsH ternary system-associated, whose product MTEYRFKDSIPDLFHPTDYDVAENARRLRIRIRHTDDGVEIIGDALSASIIEELLEKLDPAVIEQMLCG is encoded by the coding sequence ATGACCGAGTACCGGTTCAAGGACAGCATCCCCGACCTGTTTCACCCCACCGATTATGATGTGGCTGAGAACGCGCGGCGTCTGCGCATCCGCATCCGCCACACCGACGACGGCGTGGAGATCATCGGCGATGCCCTTTCCGCGTCGATCATCGAAGAACTCTTGGAGAAACTCGATCCCGCTGTCATCGAACAGATGCTGTGCGGCTGA
- a CDS encoding class-II aminoacyl-tRNA synthetase family protein produces MRDDPAPPPDPAGLFAAADVFHASAAAPYVAWGAMGMGLLRRLEALTAARLAPLGYEEIRLPALAPRRPLERYLGPGARRLLPVAGADGSGLVLAPFSDLHYLHHVQALIRQGRHLPHRAYAWSRCFLDEAHRGFLDFGEYGKCEIFSAHTGEEGAAAAWEKVNAALTALCREDLCLEPLTGTRPAMTAFPFTRATFSVELGGGADAFQTLAVSHRMDAGFPVENGFPALAARHVNTACFSQKLLAALLLHHRDGHGFLHPPRLAPVRVAVIGADGPDGADRIRTLPPGCDPCRALLDTGAPCAVVRDDGGWRLHRRHPFGAPPSRHPTLAAALDEAERWLTLFERMLRERSRQRQRDALAAARAGKGTLHRVAPCCPRHACQSRVAAPPAALAKLTFTDGDGEPCAACGTATTGRLLTEREERYTSFYRERPVSPAGEAGA; encoded by the coding sequence ATGCGCGATGATCCCGCCCCACCGCCGGACCCGGCCGGGCTGTTCGCCGCCGCCGACGTCTTTCATGCCTCCGCCGCCGCCCCGTACGTCGCCTGGGGGGCCATGGGGATGGGGCTGCTGCGCCGGCTGGAGGCGCTGACCGCCGCCCGGCTCGCCCCCCTGGGCTATGAGGAGATCCGCCTGCCGGCCCTGGCCCCGCGCCGGCCCCTGGAGCGCTATCTCGGGCCGGGGGCCCGCCGGCTGCTGCCGGTCGCGGGGGCGGACGGTTCCGGTCTGGTCCTGGCGCCGTTCTCCGACCTGCATTACCTCCACCACGTCCAGGCCCTGATCCGGCAGGGCCGGCACCTGCCGCACCGGGCCTATGCCTGGAGCCGCTGCTTTCTCGACGAGGCCCACCGGGGCTTTCTCGATTTCGGCGAATACGGCAAGTGCGAGATCTTCAGCGCCCACACCGGGGAGGAGGGGGCCGCCGCGGCGTGGGAAAAGGTGAACGCGGCCCTGACCGCGCTGTGCCGCGAGGATCTGTGCCTGGAGCCGCTGACCGGCACCCGTCCGGCGATGACCGCCTTTCCCTTCACCCGCGCCACGTTCTCGGTCGAACTGGGCGGCGGCGCCGACGCCTTCCAGACGCTGGCGGTGTCCCACCGGATGGACGCGGGCTTTCCCGTGGAAAACGGCTTTCCCGCCCTGGCCGCCCGGCACGTCAACACCGCCTGCTTCAGCCAGAAGCTGCTGGCCGCCCTGCTGCTGCACCATCGGGACGGCCATGGCTTCCTCCATCCCCCCCGGCTGGCCCCGGTCCGGGTGGCGGTGATCGGTGCGGACGGCCCTGACGGAGCGGACCGTATCCGCACCCTGCCGCCGGGCTGCGATCCCTGTCGGGCGTTGCTGGACACCGGGGCTCCGTGCGCCGTGGTCCGCGATGACGGCGGCTGGCGGCTCCACCGGCGCCATCCGTTCGGCGCGCCCCCTTCCCGCCACCCGACCCTGGCGGCGGCCCTGGACGAGGCGGAGAGGTGGCTGACCCTGTTCGAGCGGATGCTGCGGGAGCGGTCGCGGCAGAGGCAGCGCGATGCCCTGGCCGCCGCCCGCGCCGGGAAGGGAACGCTGCACCGGGTGGCTCCCTGCTGCCCCCGCCACGCCTGCCAGAGCCGGGTGGCGGCACCGCCCGCGGCTCTGGCGAAGCTGACCTTCACCGATGGCGATGGTGAACCGTGCGCCGCCTGCGGCACCGCCACCACCGGGCGCCTGCTGACCGAGCGGGAGGAGCGCTACACCAGCTTCTACCGGGAACGGCCGGTTTCCCCGGCCGGGGAGGCGGGGGCATGA
- a CDS encoding DUF924 family protein: MVRPAEVVGFWLGDSPSAPDPALERHVARWFKADAAFDRLIADRFGALVEQALAGSLDSWSGTAAGRLALILLLDQFTRNIFRGSPRAFAGDGSAQALTRTGIALGLDRKLCPVERHFFYLPLLHAEDAETQALSCACFARLLETAPPHQRQHFSACSAAAERYRRIIGCFGRFPHRNPILQRVPSAAEEAFLATGTLPAAAG; this comes from the coding sequence ATGGTCCGTCCGGCAGAGGTTGTGGGTTTCTGGCTGGGCGATTCGCCGTCGGCCCCCGACCCGGCCCTGGAGCGTCACGTGGCCCGCTGGTTCAAGGCCGATGCGGCGTTCGACCGGCTCATCGCCGACCGTTTCGGGGCGCTGGTGGAACAGGCACTGGCCGGCTCCCTGGACTCCTGGTCCGGGACGGCGGCGGGGCGGCTGGCGCTCATCCTCCTGCTCGACCAGTTCACCCGCAACATCTTCCGCGGCTCGCCGCGGGCCTTCGCCGGCGACGGGTCCGCCCAGGCCCTGACCCGGACGGGGATCGCGCTGGGGCTGGACCGGAAGCTGTGCCCTGTGGAGCGGCACTTCTTCTACCTGCCGCTCCTGCACGCGGAGGACGCAGAGACGCAGGCCCTGTCGTGCGCCTGCTTCGCCCGCCTGCTGGAAACGGCCCCGCCGCACCAGCGGCAGCATTTCTCGGCCTGTTCCGCCGCGGCGGAGCGCTACCGCCGGATCATCGGGTGTTTCGGCCGTTTTCCCCACCGCAACCCGATCCTGCAGCGGGTGCCGAGCGCCGCGGAGGAGGCTTTCCTCGCAACCGGCACCCTGCCGGCCGCCGCCGGCTGA